In the Colius striatus isolate bColStr4 chromosome W, bColStr4.1.hap1, whole genome shotgun sequence genome, one interval contains:
- the LOC133628660 gene encoding signal transducer and activator of transcription 3-like isoform X5 produces MAQWNQLQQLDTRYLEQLHQLYSDSFPMELRQFLAPWIESQDWAYAASKESHATLVFHNLLGEIDQQYSRFLQESNVLYQHNLRRIKQFLQSRYLEKPMEIARIVARCLWEESRLLQTAATAAQQGGQATHSIATVVTEKQQMLEQHLQDVRKRVQDLEQKMKVVENLQDDFDFNYKTLKSQGDMQDLNGNNQSVTRQKMQQLEQMLTALDQMRRGIVSELAGLLSAMEYVQKMLADEELADWKRRQQIACIGGPPNICLDRLENWITSLAESQLQTRQQIKKLEELQQKVSYKGDPIVQHRPMLEERIVELFRNLMKSAFVVERQPCMPMHPDRPLVIKTGVQFTTKVRLLVKFPELNYQLKIKVCIDKDSGDVAALRGSRKFNILGTNTKVMNMEESNNGSLSAEFKHLTLREQRCGNGGRANCDASLIVTEELHLITFETEVYHQGLKIDLETHSLPVVVISNICQMPNAWASILWYNMLTNNPKNVNFFTKPPIGTWDQVAEVLSWQFSSTTKHGLSIEQLTTLAEKLLGPGVNYSGCQITWAKFCKENMAGKGFSFWVWLDNIIDLVKKYILALWNEGYIMGFISKERERAILSTKPPGTFLLRFSESSKEGGITFTWVEKDISGKTQIQSVEPYTKQQLNNMSFAEIIMGYKIMDATNILVSPLVYLYPDIPKEEAFGKYCRSESQEHSEAADSGSAAPYLKTKFICVTPTSFSNTIDLPMSPRTLDSLMQFGNNSEGAEANAGGQFESLTFDMELTSECASSPM; encoded by the exons ATGGCGCAGTGgaaccagctgcagcagcttgaCACGCGGTACCTGGAGCAGCTCCACCAGCTCTACAGTGACAGCTTTCCCATGGAGCTCCGGCAGTTCCTGGCCCCGTGGATTGAGAGTCAGGACTG GGCATATGCTGCCAGCAAGGAGTCCCATGCCACACTGGTGTTCCACAACCTGCTGGGAGAGATTGACCAGCAGTACAGCCGTTTCCTGCAGGAGTCCAATGTCTTGTACCAGCACAACCTGCGGCGCATCAAGCAGTTCCTGCAG AGTAGGTACTTAGAGAAGCCGATGGAAATAGCCCGCATCGTGGCTCGCTGCCTGTGGGAAGAGTCCCGGCTCCTCCAGACAGCTGCCACTGCAGCCCAG CAAGGGGGACAGGCAACACATTCAATAGCAACTGTAgtgacagaaaagcagcagatgctGGAGCAGCATCTACAGGATGTGAGGAAAAGGGTGCAG GATCTAgagcagaaaatgaaagtgGTGGAGAATCTCCAGGATGACTTTGATTTTAACTACAAGACTTTGAAAAGCCAAGGAG ACATGCAGGATCTGAATGGAAACAATCAGTCGGTGACCCGTCAGAAAATGCAGCAGCTGGAACAGATGCTCACGGCGCTGGACCAAATGAGAAGG GGTATTGTGAGCGAGCTGGCTGGGCTGTTGTCAGCCATGGAGTATGTGCAGAAGATGCTGGCAGATGAGGAACTGGCAGACTGGAAGAGACGACAGCAGATTGCCTGCATTGGTGGCCCACCCAATATCTGCTTAGATCGTCTTGAGAACTG GATAACCTCTCTTGCCGAATCGCAGCTACAGACCCGGCAACAGATCAAGAAGTTGGAAGAACTGCAGCAGAAAGTGTCCTACAAGGGTGACCCAATTGTCCAACACCGGCCCATGCTGGAGGAGCGGATTGTGGAGCTGTTCAGGAACCTGATGAAAAG TGCTTTCGTTGTGGAGAGGCAGCCTTGCATGCCCATGCACCCTGACCGGCCCCTGGTCATCAAAACTGGCGTGCAGTTCACCACCAAAGTCAG GTTGTTGGTCAAGTTCCCAGAGCTGAACTATCAGCTGAAAATTAAAGTCTGCATTGACAA GGACTCTGGGGATGTTGCAGCTCTTCGGGG GTCCCGGAAGTTTAACATCCTGGGGACAAACACCAAGGTCATGAACATGGAGGAATCAAACAATGGCAGCCTCTCAGCAGAGTTCAAGCACCTG ACCCTGCGGGAGCAGCGGTGTGGTAATGGAGGCAGAGCCAACTGTGAT GCCTCACTGATAGTCACTGAGGAGCTGCACCTCATCACCTTTGAGACAGAGGTGTATCACCAGGGGCTGAAGATTGACCTGGAG ACCCACTCGCTGCCTGTGGTGGTCATCTCCAACATCTGCCAGATGCCCAATGCCTGGGCATCCATCTTGTGGTACAACATGCTGACCAATAACCCCAAG aaTGTGAACTTCTTCACCAAGCCCCCCATTGGGACCTGGGACCAGGTGGCAGAGGTGCTGAGCTGGCAGTTCTCCTCCACCACAAAACATGGCCTTAGCATTGAGCAGCTGACAACACTGGCAGAGAAACTCCTAG GGCCAGGTGTGAATTACTCCGGCTGTCAGATCACTTGGGCCAAGTTCTGCAAG GAGAACATGGCTGGCAAAGGCTTCTCTTTTTGGGTCTGGCTGGACAACATCATTGACTTGGTGAAAAAGTACATCCTGGCACTGTGGAATGAAGG GTACATCATGGGGTTCATCAgcaaggagagggaaagagCCATCCTGAGCACCAAGCCCCCAGGAACCTTCCTGCTGCGCTTCAGTGAGAGCAGCAAGGAGGGAGGCATCACCTTCACTTGGGTGGAGAAGGACATCAGCG GGAAGACCCAGATCCAGTCTGTGGAGCCTTACAccaagcagcagctgaacaaCATGTCATTTGCTGAGATCATCATGGGCTACAAAATCATGGATGCCACCAACATCCTGGTGTCCCCCTTGGTGTACCTGTACCCAGACATCCCCAAAGAGGAGGCATTTGGGAAGTACTGCCGCTCTGAGAGCCAGGAGCACTCTGAAGCTGCTGACTCAGGTA GTGCTGCTCCCTATCTGAAGACCAAGTTCATCTGCGTCACCCC CACCTCTTTTAGCAACACCATCGACCTGCCCATGTCCCCACGCACCCTGGACTCACTCATGCAGTTTGGCAACAACAGCGAGGGAGCAGAAGCCAATGCAGGAGGGCAATTTG AATCGCTGACCTTCGACATGGAGCTGACCTCAGAATGTGCTTCCTCGCCCATGTGA